A genomic window from Plasmodium malariae genome assembly, chromosome: 10 includes:
- the PmUG01_10025000 gene encoding zinc finger protein, putative: protein MSNPVEENESVGRDIATSEVKLVTEELIDVNKKFVNEEEEEYIKDSKRYLYDEVSYINRINTFKIWVRKPTHLCSLILARNGFICESECVIKCEMCKCKYVYEKNTYSMYTRINDLCLLHLDNCPWKNKIMDLSVFKLDDKSLSRQKILEEYENNTKLIKSSLVKIPLINIKKTINDLILIVKKHLDDDISKKKFLIFNSHVEFFKKHFIQIFLNNKSVIDEGIEKIKKNYKHLEKNIIDMNYLNNLHFDLFDVTNYINILSDDEYSTSLLIDEKEDINMYYKIVNKMKNYNYEHVNIFKIIALLGWTCKDNPYHSKKYSSHILLCRYCYREVDISNYSFLSSTDNELHLFKDYDADKAKDIMEDLENKKRHRKERRENANAHGMNVMQRIFNLISGYVDKGGESAIEDGKEEDGKEEDGKEEDGKEEDGKEEDGKEEDGKEEDGEKEDGEKEDGEKEDGEKEDGEKEDGQEEGGNKAGAVKDDDDRVDNGKEAAPRDDSTISEMENQRLTKDTESSLKWTLKHFFLPKKRSKNLKENEEDSNTSLSKNDMVANNKIEANCSEYKLYKVKLSLKDSMSKLFLEICSYMDDDKFFIKTLYDYYTLTTPPMEYINDEGNTNKEKKCYYIRPFNAIENHRIYCPYITEDLYAFSKITKLLFELLMSEFERKFEFK, encoded by the coding sequence ATGAGTAATCCCGTTGAGGAAAATGAAAGTGTTGGGAGGGATATAGCAACAAGTGAGGTAAAACTTGTAACAGAAGAACTTATTGacgtaaataaaaaatttgtaaatgaagaagaagaggagTATATAAAAGATAGTAAAAGGTATTTATATGATGAAGTGTCTTACATAAATAGAAtcaatacatttaaaatatgggTAAGAAAACCTACACATTTGTGTTCACTTATTTTAGCTAGAAATGGTTTTATATGTGAAAGTGAGTGTGTTATAAAGTGTGAAATGTgcaaatgtaaatatgtgtatgaaaaaaatacttattcAATGTATACAAGAATAAATGATTTGTGTTTATTGCACTTAGACAACTGTCcatggaaaaataaaatcatgGATTTATCTGTCTTTAAACTTGATGATAAATCATTAAGTAGACAAAAAATTTTGgaagaatatgaaaataacaCTAAGTTGATAAAAAGTTCTTTAGTTAAAATACcactaataaatattaaaaaaactatCAACGATTTAATACTTATTGTTAAAAAACATCTAGATGAtgatatatcaaaaaagaaatttttaatcTTTAATTCTCATgtagaattttttaaaaaacattttattcaaatttttttaaataataaaagtgtCATTGATGAAGggatagaaaaaattaaaaaaaattataaacatcTCGAAAAGAACATAATAGATATGAAttacttaaataatttacattttgatCTATTTGATGTTAccaattatattaatattttatccGACGACGAATATTCTACTTCATTACTAATCGATGAAAAGGAagatattaatatgtattataaaatagtaaacaaaatgaaaaactatAATTACGaacatgttaatatatttaaaataattgctTTACTAGGTTGGACTTGTAAAGATAATCCATATCACAGCAAAAAGTACTCATCACATATTCTTTTGTGTAGGTATTGTTACAGAGAAGTGGACATTTCAAATTATTCCTTCTTGTCTAGTACAGATAACGAACTACATCTATTTAAGGATTACGACGCAGATAAAGCAAAAGACATTATGGAAGatttagaaaataagaaGCGCCACCGGAAGGAGCGGCGGGAAAATGCAAATGCTCATGGGATGAACGTCATGCAGCGAATTTTCAACTTAATAAGTGGTTATGTTGACAAGGGGGGTGAAAGCGCTATAGAGGATGGCAAAGAAGAGGATGGAAAAGAGGAGGATGGCAAAGAAGAGGATGGAAAAGAAGAGGATGGAAAAGAGGAGGATGGCAAAGAAGAGGATGGAAAAGAAGAGGATGGAGAAAAAGAAGATGGAGAAAAAGAAGATGGAGAAAAAGAAGATGGAGAAAAAGAAGATGGAGAAAAAGAGGATGGTCAAGAAGAGGGTGGAAACAAGGCGGGTGCCGTAAAGGACGATGACGACAGAGTGGATAACGGAAAAGAAGCTGCCCCTAGGGATGATAGCACAATAAGTGAAATGGAAAATCAAAGGTTAACCAAAGATACAGAAAGTTCTCTCAAATGgacattaaaacatttttttcttccaaaAAAACGTAGTAAAAATTTGAAAGAGAATGAAGAAGATAGTAATACTTCGCTTAGTAAAAATGATATGGTtgctaataataaaatagaggCTAACTGTTCAGAATATAAATTGTATAAAGTTAAACTTTCTTTAAAAGATTCAATGAGCAAActttttttagaaatttgTAGTTATATGGACGAtgacaaattttttattaaaactttATATGACTACTATACTTTAACTACTCCTCCAATGGAGTATATCAATGATGAAGGCAAtacaaataaagaaaaaaagtgcTACTACATTCGTCCGTTTAATGCTATTGAAAATCATAGAATATATTGCCCTTACATAACAGAAGATTTGTATGccttttcaaaaattacCAAACTACTTTTCGAATTACTTATGTCCGAATTTGAGAGGAAGTTCGAGTTCAAGTGA